In Streptomyces sp. NBC_00344, the genomic window CGATCTCGACGGAGCGATGATCGGCTCGATCACGCTGGATCGGCGCGACGCGGAGCGTCCAGGGCCCGTCCGTCCGGACGCCGGGGAGGCGGAGCTCGGCTATATGTTCCTGCCGGAGGCGTGGGGATGCGGGTATGCCGCCGAGGCGTGCGCGGCGGCGCTCGGCTGGTTCGCCAACGTGCTTCCTGGCAAGCCGGTGGTGCTCTGCACTCAGACTGCCAACGTCCGCTCGATGCGCCTCGCGGCGAAGTTGGGGTTCACCGAGGTGCAACGGTTCGAGGAGTGGGGCGCCGAGCAGTGGTTCGGCGTGTGGTCCCCGGCCACGGTGCCTGGTTGAGCTTGGACTTGGGCCTGCCTGGCGGCCTTCGAGGGCAGCGCCGGCGGATGAAGTGGCGAAGCAGCGAGTGGGAGACGCAGACTTCGTAGTCGTCCATGAGCCACAGCCATATCGGGGGTTGGGGAACATCGGAACGAAAACTGGCGCTAAGCCTTGATCAGTCCTGGTGGACGGCTGACGGAGCGTCGGAGACCGGACCCGTCTGAAGTCTTCCCACGGATAACGCCCTATTATCTGCGGGAGTGTGTCTGCCCTTCCCACAAGGCGCGCATTGCCTCTTCGATCGGCGCCAGCGGGTCCTTTCCCGACATGGTCGATAGGGCAGTGCCGAACTTCTGACGAGCGTTGCGTAGTTCACCGAGCATGGTGCCCAGAGTGGCCCGGCTGTTGTTGGGCTGTACGACCGAGTGCGCCGCAGCCTCCACAGCTTTGATGGCCTCGCTGTAGGCGTGAACTGGCTTTGGCATGCGCCCGTAAGCGGCCTGCCACGCAGCGGTCAGATGCTCGCCAGCAGAGCCAGCAGAGCCAGCAGAGCCAGCAGAGCCAGCAGAGCCAGCAGAGCCAGCAGAGCCAGCAGAGCCAGCAGAGCCAGTCTGAGACGTCGCTTCGGCGACAGTCTGTTGTACGGCGTCGCCCACGGCTGGCATGACGCGCTCTTCCAAGCGGTCGCCTGTGTCCGCCACGCGATACGCCGACCCTCCCTCGTTCAAAATCCTCACGAGGGCATCAACCCAGCCCTTGGACAGGCGGCCCTCGCCAATGAGGTCCAGCACCTGGTCCACCACGTCGAGCAGAGCGTCATCGGTGGAGCTGGTCAAAGGTTCGAGGTACCTGGCGACGCCTGAATGCTCCTGAGATGGAGGGAGACGCAGTCAGCAGAAGGACGGTGCGGACCGCCTCCGTGTCAACTCCTCCACGGAACCCGAACGCTTCGGACACCCACGACTGCAAGGGTTCGACGAGGTACTGGGGCGCCCCCTCATGCGGTCCGTCGAAGGTGGGCGCGGATCTTCCTGTACGGACGGAGAAACGAGGACGCGATGGCATGGTCATAGCGGGACGGTACCGGCGGCCTTGAGCGCCTTGCACTGCATATCGCACCAGATCATCGTGGCGCGGGCAGCGAAGCAGGGGTGTCGCTCGGCAGCAAGGAGTCGCGGCCGGCTGCCAGCTCCGGCAGGTACTTTGTCCGCCCGTCCTGCTACAGCACTTCGCCCCGGCACGGGCGTTGATCGGCTCGTACCAGGGCGGGCAGGAGTTCAGCGGCGTTATTGGCCGCTGCTGACTTCAAACTCCTCTCCGGTTTCATCAGTAACCGAGATTCCCTGCCAGAAGTTGACCCTCACGCCCTTGTGGCTGCTCGAGCCTGGAGCTTGATCTGCAAAGGCGGGTCCTGCCAACGACAACGCAGCCACCGTGAGGGCAAGAGCGGCGATCGCACGCGTAGTGATCTTCATGGGCTGCTAACGAGTCCAGGTATGAGCGGTCACGGAGGCGCCTTCTTGGCCCTGTTCTCGTATAGCTACCGCCAGGTGGCGTCTAGCGCTGAGTAACTACTTGCGGCTGCGGCGACAAGGGCGGTGTCGGGCCCCATCATGGCCGCCCCTGACTCCTCGCGCGCCTGACGAACGGCGCTGCTCGTGTCAGTGCCCTGGGGCAGGATCGAAGGATGACCGATCTTGTACAGAACCCGTTCGACCCCGGAAACGACTGGAGCAATCGCACACGGCACCGATTCACTGGCTTGTCAGCAGAGCTGACTGACCTGGTCCTGCACTTGGGCACCACCTCCGAGTTCTGGGACTACCGCTACAAGGTCGACACCGTCTGGAAGCGTCGAGCCAAGGCCCTGCTCAAGACATCCGGCGCCCGCGAGCTGGTCCAGTACGCTGTCCGGGAACTGGCCCAGTCAGGCTCCTTCCACGGAATGACCGATCCGCGACACGTCATCAGAGAGCTCGGACAGGCGAAGCCGCCTTCCCCGGCTCGGAGCCTGGCGATCGGTGCAACGCTCGCCGCAGGCTGGCTCGCTGGGGATACAAGCGAACTCGCCGATAACCTCGCAGTGGTGGGCCGGAAGAACGCACAGGCCATGGACACCTATTACCGGGTGGACGACGACATCGCTGGCGCCGCATTCATGGCCCTGGGCGAACTGCCCGGCCGGGACGCATTGGAGGAACTATGGGCACTGCACTATTGGGTCGTCCCGGCCCGGCACTCGCACAAGGTCCTGGTGAAGTCCGTAAAGAAGGCCGCCACCCGCGCCGGGGTCCCGCCCCACGAGCTGGCCGAACGCACCGTGCCGCGTCATGGACTGGAACCGGACGGGACGCTGACGCTCGGCTGGATCGGGCGCGGCGCACGCTGGTGGAACGCCGCGCTTGACGCGGTCATCACGGTCCACGACAGCGGGCAGGTGACCGTCGACTGGATAGACGACGAGAAAGCAACGCGCACGCGCACCACGGCACCTTTCCGATCCCCCACCGGCTACAAGACGCGGACCCGAGCCGAAAGCGTCGACGGGGTGCGGCTTCACGCTCAAGACATAGTGAAGACCCTGGCCGCAGAGCGGCTCCGACTCACCACCGCGGCCTTTGAAAAGCGCACCTGGCTCTGGTCGGACTGGTCGCGGTACTACCGTGACCACCCGATCACCAGCGTCGTCACGCGTTCGTTGGAATGGGAGTACGAGACACCTGGCGAACACGGCTACCGGCACCTCGGCACCAGTGCCGCCGGCGTCGAGATCGAGCCCACAGCACGGGTCCGGCTGCGGCCCGCCGGCCCCGGATCAATCACCGGCCGAGCTGCCTGAGCTGGGCACCGGGGCCGACGCGGAACGCCCAGTATTGTGCGGCAGCGGCCACACGGTGGCGTTCCTCGGGATCGAAGGGTCTCGAGAGTCCCGTCGAGGGCGGGGCAAGAACGTGGTCACTCTGGGAGTGGCGTCCAGCGATCATTAATCGAACACGCGCACCCTTGCCGTGTGACCATGTACCCCTTTCCTGATGATCTCCGGGCAGCTCAGACGGAGCTCCATGTGACTCGTGCTGCGTATGAGGCGCTGTTGCGGGAGCTGCCGCGGTCGGTGGAGCCGGTCGAGGCGGTGGAGGACAGGGAGCACTGGTATCGGCGCAACCATCCGCTCCCGGCGTCGCCCGGGTACACATCCGAGCAGCGCCAGCAGGTTGAGGATCTGCACGCCCGGCTGCTCGATACGTCGGCCCGGGTCGGCACCCACCCGTGATTGGGGGAGCCCGGGCGGCGGCCTTGTGCGAGGCCCGGATGCGGCTCAAGGCCGTCACCGGGCCTGCCGGGGCGGCGACGTAGATGGCGGCCGGTCCGCCGCCGAGCATCACGGTCGTGCTCCCGGATCGGCAGGAGATCCGGGGGCGTCTGTATGCCCGACGGCAGGTGGAGAGCGGTGAGTGGCGCTACCAGGTCGGGGTGCCGATGTGGCGCCACGAGCAGGCGGAGGTCATCGCGGCCGAGTACCGGGTGTGGGTGTCTCCGGAGCAGTTGCGGCCGCTCGAAGGTGTCCGGTACGACCAGGTGCCTATCCGCGGTCTGCCGCCGGATCAGGAGCCGGCTCCGGCCGGCCCGCGGTGGGGATGGCGCGTCGTGCCGCTGCTCGACAACCGCCGCAGGACGCTCGGTCAGGTCGTCCATGTCCACGACTGCACCGAGGCAGAGGGTGGGCGCGACGCCGACCTGGACGAAGCGCTCGACGCGTTGCGCCGGCCGGGAGGCCAGGCATGCCAGGAGTGCGCTGCGGCAGAGGCGCTACTGCCGCTTCAGTGAGGGACTGCCGGAGCGCGCGCTCAGCTTGTTCTTTAACATTTGGCGGAGCCTCATGACGCTGGTAGGTTCTCCGCGGTGACTTTGATGGAGACGCAGGGCCTCGTGTCGATGACCGACGAGGCGCAGTTACGTTGGATGGCGCTGGGGGACACGACTCGGCAGCCGCCCGTGGTCATGCTCCATGGTGGTCCGGGGCTGCCGGACTATCTGGGCGATGTCGCCCCCATGGTCGCGGACCTCGCGCCCGTGTACCGGTACGACCAGCGTGGCACGGGCCAATCCCCGTGGCGGGGCCGCCATTCCTTCGCCCGGCATGTCGACGATCTCGCCGAGCTGCTCGACGCATGGGACGTGCCCAAGGTCGTACTGATTGGGCACTCCTACGGCACTGACCTGGCGAGCCGGTTCTGTCTGACGCACTCTGACCGGGTTGCCGCGATGATGCTGATGTGCGGGCCATTCGTCGGTGATTGGCGTACCGGGGATCGGGCGGAGCGCGGCCGTCGTATGTCCGCAGCGCAGCAGGAGCGGCTACGCGACTTGGAGGAGTTGCCGCACCGCACGGAGGAGCAGGAAGTCGAGCTGCTCACGCTGGCTTGGTTCACCGACCACTCCGATCGCGAACAGGGGTGGCACTGGGCCGCGCAGGGTGCCCGGCGGCGTCGCCCCGTCAACTGGGCTATGAACGGTGAACTTGGCAGGGAAGGACGTGCGGACCCGCTCGATGAGCATCTTGCCGAGCTGCGCTTGTGCCTGCCCGCGCGAACGGAGCTTCTCGGTGGGGCCGACGATCCCCGCCCTATGTCGGCTCTTGAATCACTCGCGCTCCGGCTCAGTCTTCCGCTGACGCTGATCGAGGGCGCTGGGCACGAGCCCTGGTTGGAGCAGCACGACGCCGTGCGTGCGCACCTTCGGCGATTCGTGCAAGGCACGGTGGGCGCATAGGGCTTCGATCGGTTTGCCGGCTGGCCTCATTCCAGGTTGTCGGCGCTGCAGCGGATCCGGTGCCGAAATGGACCTCGAACTAGGCCGCTCACCTGGGGATTCGCCGGACATGGGGGGGCTTCGTCTGATCCTGTGCTCCGACCACGGTGCACGTGA contains:
- a CDS encoding alpha/beta fold hydrolase; amino-acid sequence: METQGLVSMTDEAQLRWMALGDTTRQPPVVMLHGGPGLPDYLGDVAPMVADLAPVYRYDQRGTGQSPWRGRHSFARHVDDLAELLDAWDVPKVVLIGHSYGTDLASRFCLTHSDRVAAMMLMCGPFVGDWRTGDRAERGRRMSAAQQERLRDLEELPHRTEEQEVELLTLAWFTDHSDREQGWHWAAQGARRRRPVNWAMNGELGREGRADPLDEHLAELRLCLPARTELLGGADDPRPMSALESLALRLSLPLTLIEGAGHEPWLEQHDAVRAHLRRFVQGTVGA
- a CDS encoding DUF6233 domain-containing protein — its product is MLPDRQEIRGRLYARRQVESGEWRYQVGVPMWRHEQAEVIAAEYRVWVSPEQLRPLEGVRYDQVPIRGLPPDQEPAPAGPRWGWRVVPLLDNRRRTLGQVVHVHDCTEAEGGRDADLDEALDALRRPGGQACQECAAAEALLPLQ
- a CDS encoding GNAT family N-acetyltransferase, whose protein sequence is MTELGPVAWPPSPIRTERLVLRESEVRDRAAFIELFALPEVRTYLGGPRPRDELERAVPELPGRRPGLFVIDLDGAMIGSITLDRRDAERPGPVRPDAGEAELGYMFLPEAWGCGYAAEACAAALGWFANVLPGKPVVLCTQTANVRSMRLAAKLGFTEVQRFEEWGAEQWFGVWSPATVPG
- a CDS encoding DUF4132 domain-containing protein, whose translation is MTDLVQNPFDPGNDWSNRTRHRFTGLSAELTDLVLHLGTTSEFWDYRYKVDTVWKRRAKALLKTSGARELVQYAVRELAQSGSFHGMTDPRHVIRELGQAKPPSPARSLAIGATLAAGWLAGDTSELADNLAVVGRKNAQAMDTYYRVDDDIAGAAFMALGELPGRDALEELWALHYWVVPARHSHKVLVKSVKKAATRAGVPPHELAERTVPRHGLEPDGTLTLGWIGRGARWWNAALDAVITVHDSGQVTVDWIDDEKATRTRTTAPFRSPTGYKTRTRAESVDGVRLHAQDIVKTLAAERLRLTTAAFEKRTWLWSDWSRYYRDHPITSVVTRSLEWEYETPGEHGYRHLGTSAAGVEIEPTARVRLRPAGPGSITGRAA